A region of Streptomyces sp. R44 DNA encodes the following proteins:
- a CDS encoding GNAT family N-acetyltransferase: protein MRIRAAAPAELPLLQDIERAAGEPFRTLGMAAIADDDPLPLDVLETYRRAGRAWVAVDAADRPVAYLLADTVDGAAHIEQVSVHPDAARRGVGRALIEHLAAAAREQGLAALTLTTFMEVPWNAPYYTRLGFRPLTDSDPALTEGLRAISRAEAAHGLSVWPRVCMRREVI, encoded by the coding sequence ATGCGCATCAGAGCGGCCGCTCCGGCCGAACTCCCGCTGCTCCAGGACATCGAACGGGCGGCGGGCGAGCCGTTCCGTACTCTCGGCATGGCGGCGATCGCCGATGACGACCCCCTGCCGCTGGACGTCCTGGAGACGTACCGCCGTGCGGGCCGGGCGTGGGTGGCGGTGGACGCCGCGGACCGCCCGGTCGCGTACCTGCTCGCCGACACCGTCGACGGCGCCGCCCACATCGAGCAGGTGTCGGTGCACCCGGACGCCGCCCGCCGGGGCGTCGGCCGGGCGCTGATCGAGCATCTCGCGGCGGCCGCCAGGGAGCAGGGCCTCGCGGCCCTGACCCTGACGACCTTCATGGAGGTGCCGTGGAACGCCCCGTACTACACGCGGCTCGGCTTCCGCCCGCTCACCGACTCCGACCCGGCGCTCACGGAGGGGCTGCGCGCCATCAGCCGGGCCGAGGCGGCCCACGGCCTGTCGGTCTGGCCCCGCGTCTGCATGCGCCGGGAGGTGATCTAG
- a CDS encoding TIGR04222 domain-containing membrane protein produces the protein MPTGTWWFIGAVWAELLLAVLLLRSGGTRSEGAGADAVPTPQALALLRGGRRAAVTVALVALHQRGAVAAGRKHTIRANGGPGRTRDPVQLGVHGALHRALALRTLALRPEARRAVDALRRELRGAGLLRPLARLWTARVLLGCVPPTALAGPFVTGASGAALAGALAAGIPPVLAAVALLRLPDTTRAARRLLAGLRERYPLPAHRREVTDGGLVQLYVALYGDPALALFLPRFSREGGLLDRPPEDDHNRPPTPGGPTPDGSPC, from the coding sequence ATGCCGACGGGGACGTGGTGGTTCATCGGGGCGGTCTGGGCTGAACTCCTGCTCGCCGTCCTGCTGTTGAGAAGCGGCGGAACCCGCAGCGAGGGGGCCGGGGCGGATGCAGTGCCCACGCCGCAGGCCCTCGCGCTGCTGCGGGGCGGGCGGCGGGCGGCCGTCACCGTCGCCCTGGTGGCACTGCACCAGCGCGGGGCGGTCGCGGCGGGCCGCAAACATACGATTCGGGCCAATGGCGGACCGGGCCGCACGCGAGACCCCGTACAGCTGGGTGTGCACGGGGCACTGCACCGGGCCCTCGCACTGCGGACGCTCGCGCTGCGCCCCGAGGCGCGGCGGGCGGTGGACGCACTGCGCCGCGAGCTGCGCGGGGCGGGGCTGCTCCGGCCGCTCGCGCGGCTGTGGACGGCCCGGGTGCTGCTGGGGTGCGTACCGCCGACGGCGCTGGCAGGGCCGTTCGTGACGGGGGCCTCGGGGGCGGCCCTCGCCGGGGCGCTCGCGGCCGGAATCCCGCCGGTCCTGGCGGCGGTGGCGCTGCTGCGCCTGCCGGACACGACGCGGGCGGCGCGGCGGCTCCTGGCGGGCCTGCGGGAGCGGTATCCGCTGCCGGCCCACCGCCGCGAGGTGACGGACGGCGGGCTCGTCCAGCTGTACGTGGCGCTGTACGGCGACCCGGCCCTGGCCCTGTTCCTGCCCCGGTTCTCCCGCGAGGGCGGCCTGCTCGACCGCCCCCCGGAGGACGACCACAACCGGCCTCCGACGCCCGGCGGCCCGACGCCGGACGGCTCGCCGTGCTGA
- a CDS encoding winged helix DNA-binding domain-containing protein: protein MALKTTHPVLGPRALNRATLDRQLLLRPAPLGVEEAVGHLLGLQAQNTKPPYYALAARLDGFRPERLSALMESRRVARIVSLRSTVHTHTARDAVGLRRLVQAGAIERELKMFRKGLDGVDLDRLTALATAYVEERPRTPKELREHLLREWPDADPQALTIAARCLLLMVQVTPRGLWGRSGQVALTTVRTWFDGIEDEAADLDETVLRYLGAFGPASVKDMQTWCGLTRLRPAFERLRPGLLVFRDEQGTELFDLPDAPRPDEDTPAPPRFLPEFDNLLLSHADRTRVVPAEHHGRTWTGNQAHRTFLVDGFLAGIWHLDEAKDRTTLTVDPFAPVTRATRTALTAEAERILRLMTPPGTPYDIVYEGE, encoded by the coding sequence ATGGCCCTCAAGACGACCCACCCCGTGCTCGGCCCCCGCGCCCTGAACCGCGCCACCCTCGACCGGCAGCTGCTCCTGCGCCCCGCCCCGCTCGGCGTCGAGGAGGCCGTCGGTCATCTCCTCGGGCTCCAGGCCCAGAACACCAAGCCCCCGTACTACGCGCTCGCCGCCCGGCTCGACGGGTTCCGGCCCGAGCGGCTGTCCGCCCTCATGGAGTCCCGGCGGGTCGCCCGGATCGTCTCGCTGCGGTCCACCGTGCACACCCACACCGCCCGCGACGCGGTCGGCCTCCGCCGGCTCGTGCAGGCCGGGGCGATCGAACGGGAGCTGAAGATGTTCCGCAAGGGGCTCGACGGCGTCGACCTCGACCGGCTCACCGCCCTGGCCACCGCGTACGTCGAGGAGCGGCCCCGCACCCCCAAGGAGCTGCGGGAGCACCTCCTCCGGGAGTGGCCCGACGCGGACCCGCAGGCGCTCACCATCGCCGCCCGCTGCCTGCTCCTGATGGTGCAGGTCACCCCGCGCGGTCTGTGGGGGCGCAGCGGGCAGGTCGCGCTCACCACCGTCCGTACGTGGTTCGACGGGATCGAGGACGAGGCCGCCGACCTCGACGAGACCGTGCTGCGCTACCTCGGCGCCTTCGGCCCCGCCTCCGTCAAGGACATGCAGACCTGGTGCGGCCTGACCCGGCTGCGCCCCGCCTTCGAGCGGCTGCGGCCCGGGCTCCTCGTCTTCCGGGACGAGCAGGGCACCGAGCTCTTCGACCTCCCCGACGCGCCCCGCCCCGACGAGGACACCCCGGCCCCGCCCCGCTTCCTCCCCGAGTTCGACAACCTGCTCCTCTCGCACGCCGACCGCACCCGCGTCGTCCCCGCCGAACACCACGGCCGCACCTGGACCGGCAACCAGGCGCACCGCACGTTCCTCGTCGACGGCTTCCTCGCCGGGATCTGGCACCTCGACGAGGCGAAGGACCGCACGACCCTCACCGTCGATCCCTTCGCGCCCGTGACGCGAGCGACGCGCACCGCGCTGACCGCCGAGGCCGAGCGGATCCTCCGGCTCATGACACCGCCCGGCACCCCGTACGACATCGTGTACGAGGGAGAGTGA
- a CDS encoding AMP-binding protein, with the protein MTPTSATGATERFRAARDFLLQHREDYETAYEGFAWPRPDRFNWALEWFDVIARDNDRTALHIVEEDGSETRVSFAEMSARSNRVANWLRAQGVRAGDRIILMLGNQVELWETVLAAMKLRAVLIPATPLLGPADLRDRVDRGRARHVIVRAGDTAKFDDVPGEYTRIAVGGDGVNWLGYELADQGSDVFEPDGATLADDTLMLYFTSGTTARPKLVEHTHISYPVGHLSTMYWIGLKPGDVHLNISSPGWAKHAWSNLFAPWNAEATVFIHNYTRFDPARLMDEMQRNGVTSFCAPPTVWRMLIQADLGQLKTPPREVVAAGEPLNPEVIESVRRAWGVTIRDGFGQTETAVQVSNSPGQRLKEGSMGRPSPGFRVTLVDPVSGTPDVEEGEICLDLSVNPVGLMTGYHGDPERTAEAMEGGYYRTGDIGSRDADGYITYIGRADDVFKASDYKISPFELESALLEHEAVAEAAVVPAPDPLRLAVPKAYIVLAAGWEPGEETAKALFAHSRAVLAPYKRVRRIEFADLPKTVSGKIRRVELRRLTAEGGGKEYVEGDLA; encoded by the coding sequence ATGACGCCCACGAGCGCGACCGGCGCGACGGAGAGGTTCCGGGCCGCCCGGGACTTCCTGCTGCAGCATCGCGAGGACTACGAGACGGCCTACGAGGGCTTCGCCTGGCCCCGCCCCGACCGTTTCAACTGGGCGCTCGAATGGTTCGACGTCATCGCACGGGACAACGACCGGACCGCCCTGCACATCGTCGAGGAGGACGGCTCCGAGACGCGGGTGAGCTTCGCCGAGATGTCCGCCCGCTCCAACCGGGTCGCGAACTGGCTCCGCGCCCAGGGCGTCCGCGCCGGCGACCGGATCATCCTGATGCTCGGCAACCAGGTCGAGCTGTGGGAGACCGTGCTCGCCGCGATGAAGCTGCGCGCCGTCCTCATCCCCGCCACCCCGCTCCTCGGCCCCGCCGACCTGCGCGACCGCGTCGACCGGGGCCGCGCCCGGCACGTGATCGTGCGCGCCGGGGACACCGCCAAGTTCGACGACGTCCCCGGGGAGTACACCCGGATCGCGGTCGGCGGCGACGGGGTGAACTGGCTGGGGTACGAGCTCGCCGACCAGGGGTCGGACGTGTTCGAGCCCGACGGCGCCACCCTCGCCGACGACACCCTGATGCTGTACTTCACCTCCGGCACGACCGCCCGCCCCAAGCTGGTCGAGCACACCCACATCTCGTACCCCGTCGGCCACCTCTCGACGATGTACTGGATCGGCCTCAAGCCCGGCGACGTCCACCTCAACATCTCCTCGCCGGGCTGGGCCAAGCACGCCTGGTCCAACCTCTTCGCCCCGTGGAACGCCGAGGCGACCGTCTTCATCCACAACTACACCCGCTTCGACCCGGCCCGCCTCATGGACGAGATGCAGCGCAACGGCGTCACCAGCTTCTGCGCCCCGCCGACCGTCTGGCGGATGCTGATCCAGGCCGACCTCGGCCAGCTGAAGACCCCGCCGCGCGAGGTCGTCGCCGCCGGCGAACCGCTCAACCCCGAGGTCATCGAGTCGGTGCGGCGCGCCTGGGGCGTCACCATCCGGGACGGCTTCGGACAGACCGAGACCGCCGTCCAGGTGTCCAACAGCCCGGGCCAGCGGCTCAAGGAGGGCTCCATGGGCCGCCCGAGTCCCGGCTTCCGGGTCACCCTCGTCGACCCGGTGAGCGGCACGCCGGACGTCGAGGAGGGCGAGATCTGTCTCGACCTCTCCGTCAACCCGGTGGGCCTCATGACCGGCTACCACGGCGACCCGGAGCGTACGGCGGAGGCGATGGAGGGCGGCTACTACCGCACCGGCGACATCGGCTCCCGGGACGCGGACGGCTACATCACGTACATCGGGCGCGCCGACGACGTCTTCAAGGCGAGCGACTACAAGATCTCGCCCTTCGAGCTGGAGAGCGCCCTCCTGGAGCACGAGGCCGTCGCCGAGGCGGCCGTCGTCCCCGCCCCCGACCCGCTGCGGCTCGCCGTCCCCAAGGCGTACATCGTCCTCGCGGCGGGCTGGGAGCCGGGCGAGGAGACCGCGAAGGCCCTGTTCGCCCACTCGCGGGCGGTCCTCGCGCCGTACAAGCGCGTCCGCCGCATCGAGTTCGCCGACCTGCCCAAGACCGTCTCCGGCAAGATCCGGCGCGTCGAGCTGCGCCGGCTGACGGCGGAGGGCGGCGGCAAGGAGTACGTGGAAGGGGACCTCGCGTGA
- a CDS encoding magnesium and cobalt transport protein CorA, protein MSDRRPRAAWRRRPEPPPETSDARPPSVEPSVVQSTLYRDGRRVASPSTLAETFRQLREHPDGMAWIGLQRPTEEELHSLAAEFDLHELAVEDAMEAHQRPKLERYGDTLFVVLRAARYLDAPEEVDFGELHVFVGPDFLITVRHGAAPDLSAVRRRMEENPDLLALGPEAVLYAILDAVVDGYAPVVAGVQNDIDEIETEVFGGDPAVSRRIYELSREMVEFQRATRPLVGMLHALMAGFAKYGTDEELQRYLRDVADHVTHTSERVDGFRQALTDILTVNATLVTQQQNAEMRALAEAGFQQNEEIKKISSWAAILFAPTLVGTIYGMNFDHMPELHWAGGYPFAVVLMAVVCTSLYVVFKKKDWL, encoded by the coding sequence ATGTCCGACCGCCGCCCCCGCGCGGCCTGGCGCCGCCGGCCCGAGCCGCCGCCCGAGACCTCGGACGCGCGGCCGCCCTCGGTGGAGCCGAGCGTCGTGCAGTCGACGCTCTACCGCGACGGCCGCCGGGTCGCCTCCCCCAGCACCCTCGCGGAGACGTTCCGCCAGCTGCGCGAACACCCCGACGGCATGGCCTGGATCGGCCTCCAGCGCCCGACCGAGGAGGAACTCCACTCCCTGGCCGCCGAGTTCGACCTGCACGAGCTGGCCGTCGAGGACGCGATGGAGGCCCATCAGCGCCCCAAGCTGGAGCGGTACGGCGACACGCTGTTCGTCGTCCTGCGCGCCGCGCGCTACCTGGACGCCCCGGAGGAGGTCGACTTCGGCGAGCTCCATGTCTTCGTGGGCCCGGACTTCCTGATCACGGTCCGGCACGGCGCCGCCCCGGACCTCTCGGCGGTCCGCCGCCGCATGGAGGAGAACCCGGACCTGCTGGCCCTGGGACCGGAGGCGGTCCTGTACGCGATCCTCGACGCGGTGGTCGACGGCTACGCGCCGGTGGTGGCGGGCGTCCAGAACGACATCGACGAGATCGAGACGGAGGTCTTCGGCGGCGACCCGGCGGTCTCCCGCCGCATCTACGAACTCTCCCGCGAAATGGTCGAGTTCCAGCGCGCGACCCGCCCCCTGGTCGGCATGCTCCACGCCCTGATGGCGGGCTTCGCGAAGTACGGCACGGACGAGGAACTCCAGCGCTACCTCCGCGACGTCGCCGACCACGTCACCCACACCAGCGAACGCGTCGACGGCTTCCGCCAGGCCCTCACGGACATCCTCACGGTCAACGCGACCCTGGTCACCCAGCAGCAGAACGCCGAGATGAGAGCACTGGCGGAGGCCGGCTTCCAGCAGAACGAGGAGATCAAGAAGATCTCCTCGTGGGCGGCCATTCTGTTTGCACCCACGCTGGTGGGAACGATCTACGGAATGAACTTCGACCACATGCCGGAGCTGCACTGGGCGGGCGGGTATCCGTTCGCGGTGGTGCTGATGGCGGTGGTGTGCACGAGTCTGTACGTGGTCTTCAAGAAGAAGGACTGGCTGTAG
- the gcl gene encoding glyoxylate carboligase, translated as MPRMTAAAAAVEILKREGVTQAFGVPGAAINPFYRELKNVGGVSHTLARHVEGASHMAEGYTRAQAGNIGVCIGTSGPAGTDMITGLYSAIADSIPILCITGQAPVSKLHKEDFQAVDIATIAKPVTKAATTVLEAAQVPGVFQQAFHLMRSGRPGPVLIDLPIDVQLTEIEFDPETYEPLPVYKPSATRAQAEKALSFLLEAERPLIVAGGGIINADASDLLVEFAELTDIPVISTLMGWGTIPDDHELAAGMVGVQTAHRYGNATFLESDTVIGIGNRWANRHTGYNLDAYTKGRKFVHVDIEPTQLGKIFAPDYGIASDAKVALELFVEIAKEWKAAGKLPDFSAWAASAQERKATLQRRTHFDNIPMKPQRVYEEMNKAFGPETRYVTTIGLSQIAAAQFLHVYKPRHWINCGQAGPLGWTIPAAIGAATAQPDVPVVALSGDYDFQFMIEELAVAAQHKVPYVHVLVNNAYLGLIRQAQGGLGINFEVNLEFENINTPEIGVYGVDHVKVAEGLGVKAIRVTDPDKLGEALEEAKKLAVEHQVPVVVEAILERITNIAMSKTVDMSDVTEFEDLATEPGHAPTAIKALQV; from the coding sequence ATGCCTCGTATGACCGCCGCCGCAGCGGCCGTTGAGATCCTCAAGCGCGAAGGCGTCACCCAGGCGTTCGGCGTCCCCGGCGCGGCGATCAACCCCTTCTACCGCGAGCTCAAGAACGTGGGCGGCGTCAGCCACACCCTCGCCCGCCACGTCGAGGGCGCGTCCCACATGGCCGAGGGCTACACCCGTGCCCAGGCCGGCAACATCGGCGTCTGCATCGGTACGTCCGGCCCCGCCGGCACCGACATGATCACCGGCCTGTACTCGGCCATCGCGGACTCCATCCCGATCCTCTGCATCACCGGCCAGGCTCCGGTCTCGAAGCTCCACAAGGAGGACTTCCAGGCCGTCGACATCGCCACGATCGCCAAGCCGGTCACCAAGGCCGCGACGACCGTCCTGGAGGCCGCGCAGGTCCCCGGCGTCTTCCAGCAGGCCTTCCACCTGATGCGCTCCGGCCGCCCCGGCCCGGTCCTGATCGACCTGCCGATCGACGTCCAGCTGACCGAGATCGAGTTCGACCCGGAGACCTACGAGCCGCTGCCGGTCTACAAGCCGTCCGCGACCCGCGCCCAGGCCGAGAAGGCCCTGAGCTTCCTCCTGGAGGCCGAGCGCCCGCTGATCGTCGCCGGCGGCGGCATCATCAACGCCGACGCCTCCGACCTGCTGGTCGAGTTCGCCGAGCTGACCGACATCCCGGTCATCTCCACCCTCATGGGCTGGGGCACCATCCCGGACGACCACGAGCTGGCGGCCGGCATGGTCGGCGTCCAGACCGCGCACCGCTACGGCAACGCGACCTTCCTGGAGTCCGACACCGTCATCGGCATCGGCAACCGCTGGGCCAACCGCCACACGGGCTACAACCTGGACGCCTACACCAAGGGCCGCAAGTTCGTCCACGTCGACATCGAGCCCACCCAGCTCGGCAAGATCTTCGCCCCCGACTACGGCATCGCCTCCGACGCCAAGGTCGCCCTGGAGCTCTTCGTCGAGATCGCCAAGGAGTGGAAGGCCGCGGGCAAGCTCCCGGACTTCTCCGCCTGGGCCGCCTCCGCGCAGGAGCGCAAGGCCACCCTCCAGCGCCGCACGCACTTCGACAACATCCCGATGAAGCCGCAGCGCGTCTACGAGGAGATGAACAAGGCCTTCGGCCCGGAGACCCGTTACGTCACCACCATCGGTCTGTCCCAGATCGCGGCCGCGCAGTTCCTGCACGTCTACAAGCCGCGCCACTGGATCAACTGCGGCCAGGCCGGCCCGCTCGGCTGGACGATCCCGGCCGCCATCGGTGCCGCCACCGCGCAGCCGGACGTCCCGGTCGTCGCGCTCTCCGGCGACTACGACTTCCAGTTCATGATCGAGGAGCTGGCGGTCGCCGCCCAGCACAAGGTCCCCTACGTCCACGTCCTCGTGAACAACGCCTACCTCGGTCTGATCCGTCAGGCGCAGGGTGGCCTCGGCATCAACTTCGAGGTCAACCTCGAGTTCGAGAACATCAACACCCCGGAGATCGGCGTCTACGGCGTCGACCACGTCAAGGTCGCCGAGGGCCTGGGCGTCAAGGCCATCCGCGTCACCGACCCGGACAAGCTCGGCGAGGCCCTGGAGGAGGCCAAGAAGCTGGCCGTCGAGCACCAGGTCCCGGTCGTCGTCGAGGCGATCCTGGAGCGCATCACCAACATCGCCATGAGCAAGACGGTCGACATGAGCGACGTCACCGAGTTCGAGGACCTGGCCACCGAGCCCGGCCACGCGCCGACCGCGATCAAGGCCCTCCAGGTCTGA
- a CDS encoding AMP-binding protein, with protein sequence MNLSYSHGTSTTGLLGDTIADNLDRAVAAWPDREALVDVPTGRRWTYAAFGADVDRLAGSLLGSGVRKGDRVGIWAVNCAEWVLVQYATARIGAIMVNINPAYRAHELAYVLQQAGVSLLFASLAHKTSDYRAMVEQVRADCPELREAVYFGDPTWDALLARTPGELRPEPLSCDEPVNIQYTSGTTGFPKGATLSHHNILNNGYFVGEMIAYSEQDRICIPVPFYHCFGMVMGNLAATSHGACMVIPAASFDPAATLRAVQEEGCTSLYGVPTMFIAELNLPDFAGYDLSTLRTGIMAGSPCPVEVMKRVVAEMNMAEVSICYGMTETSPVSTQTRRDDDLERRTGTVGRVMPHVEVKVVDPATGLTVERGTAGELCTRGYSVMLGYWDQPDKTAEAIDPGRWMHTGDLAVMRDDGYVQIVGRIKDMIIRGGENVYPREIEEFLYGHPKIADVQVVGVPDERYGEEILACVIPRDPADPPTLDELTAFCRDRLAHYKIPRRVEILTEFPMTVSGKVRKVELRQTYAA encoded by the coding sequence GTGAACCTGTCCTACTCCCACGGGACCTCCACCACCGGACTCCTCGGCGACACCATCGCCGACAACCTCGACCGCGCTGTCGCCGCCTGGCCCGATCGCGAGGCCCTCGTCGACGTCCCCACCGGACGCCGCTGGACCTATGCCGCATTCGGCGCGGACGTGGACCGGCTCGCCGGCTCCCTGCTCGGCAGCGGGGTCCGCAAGGGCGACCGCGTCGGGATCTGGGCGGTGAACTGCGCCGAGTGGGTCCTCGTCCAGTACGCCACCGCCCGCATCGGCGCCATCATGGTCAACATCAACCCCGCCTACCGGGCCCACGAGTTGGCGTACGTCCTCCAGCAGGCCGGGGTCTCGCTGCTCTTCGCCTCCCTCGCCCACAAGACGAGCGACTACCGGGCGATGGTCGAGCAAGTCCGGGCCGACTGCCCGGAGTTGCGCGAGGCGGTCTACTTCGGCGACCCGACCTGGGACGCGCTGCTCGCCCGGACGCCCGGGGAGCTCCGCCCGGAGCCGCTCTCCTGCGACGAGCCCGTCAACATCCAGTACACCTCGGGGACGACGGGCTTCCCGAAGGGAGCCACGCTCTCCCACCACAACATCCTCAACAACGGTTATTTCGTGGGCGAGATGATCGCCTACAGCGAGCAGGACAGAATCTGCATTCCTGTCCCGTTCTATCACTGTTTCGGCATGGTGATGGGAAACCTCGCGGCCACCTCGCACGGCGCCTGCATGGTGATCCCGGCCGCCTCCTTCGACCCCGCCGCCACCCTGCGGGCGGTCCAGGAGGAGGGCTGCACCTCCCTGTACGGGGTGCCGACGATGTTCATCGCCGAGCTGAACCTCCCCGACTTCGCCGGGTACGACCTCTCCACGCTCCGCACCGGGATCATGGCGGGCTCGCCGTGTCCGGTCGAGGTGATGAAGCGGGTCGTCGCCGAGATGAACATGGCGGAGGTGTCGATCTGCTACGGCATGACCGAGACCTCGCCCGTCTCCACCCAGACCCGCCGCGACGACGACCTGGAGCGCCGCACCGGCACGGTCGGCCGGGTCATGCCGCACGTCGAGGTGAAGGTCGTCGACCCGGCGACCGGACTGACCGTGGAGCGCGGCACGGCGGGGGAGCTGTGCACCCGCGGCTACAGCGTGATGCTCGGCTACTGGGACCAGCCGGACAAGACCGCCGAGGCGATCGACCCCGGCCGCTGGATGCACACCGGCGACCTGGCGGTCATGCGCGACGACGGCTACGTGCAGATCGTCGGCCGCATCAAGGACATGATCATCCGGGGCGGTGAGAACGTGTACCCGCGCGAGATCGAGGAGTTCCTCTACGGACACCCCAAGATCGCGGACGTCCAGGTCGTCGGCGTCCCCGACGAGCGGTACGGCGAGGAGATCCTGGCCTGTGTGATCCCGCGCGACCCCGCCGACCCGCCCACCCTGGACGAGCTCACCGCCTTCTGCCGGGACCGGCTCGCCCACTACAAGATCCCGCGCAGGGTGGAGATCCTCACGGAGTTCCCGATGACGGTGAGCGGCAAGGTGCGGAAGGTGGAGCTCCGGCAGACGTACGCCGCCTAG
- a CDS encoding NUDIX domain-containing protein — MIERVRAVLVTADDTMLVIRRTRPGIPEYWVLPGGGVEPDDESREAALHREIHEEIAGKADIIRLLHTVESDDERQLFYLARIATWSFEDRTGPEFSAEGRGEYALEEVPLTLEGLDGIDLKPEEIAHVLRGAVGAGSLGVEASL, encoded by the coding sequence ATGATCGAACGAGTCCGAGCCGTCCTCGTCACTGCGGACGACACGATGCTGGTCATCCGCCGCACCAGGCCCGGCATCCCCGAGTACTGGGTCTTGCCCGGCGGCGGCGTCGAACCCGACGACGAGTCCCGGGAGGCCGCTCTCCATCGGGAGATCCACGAGGAGATCGCGGGGAAGGCCGACATCATCCGCCTCCTCCACACGGTGGAGTCCGACGACGAGCGCCAGCTCTTCTACCTCGCCCGCATCGCGACCTGGTCCTTCGAGGACCGCACCGGCCCCGAGTTCAGTGCCGAAGGCCGCGGTGAGTACGCGCTGGAGGAGGTCCCACTGACCCTGGAGGGACTCGACGGCATCGACCTCAAGCCCGAGGAGATCGCCCACGTGCTGAGGGGAGCCGTCGGCGCCGGAAGCCTCGGAGTCGAGGCGTCGCTCTGA
- a CDS encoding LuxR C-terminal-related transcriptional regulator, translated as MPEMVEAVELRTALLRLRRASGLPVAFGGLLQEGATGRTVRIAELSGAMTPALGGLTISAGSGLGGKCLALSRPCAVTDYPASRHITHEYDVPVSAEGLRAVIAVPVVVRRKVRGVLYGALRESLPIGERVFDAAMAAARDVEQALAVRDEVRQLLAPPPPGPSWEEVRQAYGELRELAPKVVDPALRERLLAVCGRLESASGAAPAPPGVSLTPRETDVLAAIASGVTNATAAERLGLRPETVKGYLRSAMRKLGAHTRLEAVVAARRAGALP; from the coding sequence GTGCCCGAGATGGTGGAAGCGGTGGAGTTGCGTACGGCGCTGCTGCGGCTGAGGCGCGCCAGCGGGCTGCCCGTCGCCTTCGGCGGACTGCTCCAGGAGGGGGCCACGGGCCGCACGGTGCGGATCGCCGAGCTGAGCGGGGCGATGACGCCCGCGCTGGGCGGTCTGACGATCTCGGCGGGCTCGGGCCTGGGCGGGAAGTGCCTGGCGCTGTCGCGGCCGTGCGCGGTCACGGACTACCCGGCGTCGCGGCACATCACCCACGAGTACGACGTACCGGTCTCGGCGGAGGGCCTGCGCGCGGTGATCGCCGTCCCGGTGGTCGTGCGGCGCAAGGTGCGCGGGGTGCTGTACGGGGCGCTGCGGGAGTCCCTGCCGATCGGCGAGCGGGTCTTCGACGCGGCGATGGCGGCGGCCCGTGACGTGGAGCAGGCCCTGGCGGTACGGGACGAGGTACGGCAGCTGCTCGCGCCCCCGCCGCCGGGCCCGTCCTGGGAGGAGGTGCGGCAGGCGTACGGGGAGCTGCGCGAACTGGCGCCGAAGGTCGTCGACCCCGCGCTCCGGGAGCGCCTCCTCGCCGTCTGCGGCCGTCTCGAATCGGCCTCCGGCGCCGCCCCCGCGCCCCCCGGCGTCTCCCTCACCCCCCGCGAGACGGACGTCCTGGCGGCGATCGCCTCCGGCGTGACGAACGCGACGGCGGCGGAGCGTCTTGGCCTGCGCCCGGAGACGGTGAAGGGCTACCTCCGCTCGGCGATGCGCAAACTGGGCGCCCACACCCGCCTGGAGGCGGTGGTGGCGGCCCGGAGGGCGGGGGCGCTGCCGTAG